A segment of the Streptomyces sp. NBC_01235 genome:
GCGGCGCCTGGGGTGAGGATCACGTCGTTCACGAAGGCGCCGCCGGTGGCATACACCTTCCCGGTCTCGCCGGTGCGGGCGTCGGCGACACGGATCTCGCCACTGGCACCACCGGCGAGGAAGAGCCTGGCGTGCCGGTCGATCTTCAGGCCCACGGTGGGATGCCCGGCGCCGAGGCCCTGGACGACGACGGAGCCCCGGCCGGTGGCGAGGCCGGCGCGGTAGACGGCGCCGTCGGCCAGGGAACCGAAGTGGGCGAAGGGGCTCGCCCCGATGGTGATGCCCTCGGGCTGGAAGCCGTCGGGCAGTGGGAACGCGGCCGGCCACCCGGCCCCGCCCGTCTCGGCCGCGTGAGCGGTGCCGGTGGTGCCGAGCAGGGCCGCGCCGGACAGGGCGGCGGCCGTGGTGAGGAGTCTGCGTCGGGCGAAGGAACGGTCTAAGGATCGATCTGAGGAGCGGTCTGTGGGTATCACGGTGCGTCCTTCCGCGTGGGACCGGCGGTGGCCGGTGAACGGTCGACGATCACCCACAGCCCATCACAGGTCGGCAGCCTCCGGCCGGGAATTGCGCGAGAGGGGCGCTTCCGCCATGGCGGAAGCGCCCCTCTCCTCGGCTCTCCTGCGTTACAGCGCCACGCCCAGCAGCGCGTCCACGGCCCGGGACACGACGCCGGGGGCGCCGATGTCCGTGCCGCCCCGCTCCTGCTGGAGCGCGGCCCAGCGGTCGACGGCGGCGAGTGCGGCCGGGGCGTCGAGGTCGTGGGCGAGGGCCTCGCGGATCTCGTCGACGAGTGCCTCGGCGGGCGGTCCGTCGGGCCGGGAGACGGCGGCACGCCAGCGCGCGAGCCGGGCCTCGGCGTCCGCCAGGACCTGGTCGGTCCACTCCCAGTCGGCCCGGTAGTGGTGGGCGAGGAGGGTGAGCCGGATGGCGGCGGGGTCGACGCCGTCCTGGCGCAGCTTCGAGACGAAGACGAGGTTGCCCTTGGACTTGGACATCTTCTCGCCGTCGAGGGCGACCATGCCGGCGTGGACGTACGCCTTGGCCATGGGGAACTCGCCGGTCAGCACCTGGGCGTGGGAGGCGCCCATCTCGTGGTGCGGGAAGGCGAGGTCGGAGCCGCCGCCCTGAACGTCGAAGCCCATCCCGAGGTGGTCGAGGGCGATGGCCACGCACTCGATGTGCCAGCCGGGCCGGCCACGGCCGAGCGAGCCGCCGTCCCAGTCGGGCTCGCCCTCGCGGGCGGCCATCCACAGCATCGGGTCGAGCGGGTTCTTCTTGCCCGGGCGGTCCGGGTCGCCGCCGCGCTCGGCGGACAGCAGCCGCATGGCCGCGGCGTCGAGGTTCGAGACCTTGCCGAAGTGCGGGTCGGACTCGACGGAGAAGTAGATGTCGCCTTCGAGTTCGTAGGCGGCGCCGGCGTCCCGCAGCCGCTCGACGAGCGGCACGATGCCGGGTATCGCCTCCACGGCGCCTATGTAGTGCCGCGGCGGGAGCATCCGCAGGGCCGTCATGTCCTCGCGGAAGAGGACCGTCTCCTTCTCGGCGAGGGCGACCCAGTCGACGCCGTCGCGTACGGCCCGCTCCAGCAGCGGGTCGTCGACGTCGGTGACGTTCTGGACGTAGTGAACCTGCCGCTTGGTGTCGAGCCACACGCGCTGAACCAGGTCGAACGCGTTGTAGGTCGCCGCGTGACCCATGTGGGTCGCGTCGTACGGCGTGATGCCGCAGACGTAGATACGGGCGACGGGACCGGGGTCGAGGGAGACCAAGCCGCCGGTCGCGGTGTCGTGGATCCTCAGGTCGCGGCCCTGACCAGGCAGGGCGGGGACCTCGGAAGCGGGCCAGGCATGCATGTCATGAGCCTAACCGGACGGAAGTTACGTGTACGAACCGGAGCAGCGGGATGGCCGGGAAGGCGCTCTTGCGTGACTCCGTCCGAGGTGACCGTGAGCGGCTAGACCGGGGGCCAGGGGATCGCCGGCCAGTCGCCGCTCGGCTCCGGGTGCTTCCCGGACTCCAGCAGCGCCTCGGCACGCGCGCGCGTGGCGCCGAGTTCGGCGGGGGTGATGAGCGCGGTCAGGGTTGCGGCCAGCCGTCCGCCGGGTTCCAGGGCGCCCGTGAGGCTCTTGAGGACCTCGACGGCCTCGCCGGTCAGGGGCTCCCCCGCCCAGCCCCACAGGAGCGTGCGCAGCTTGTTCTCGGCGTTGAAGGTGACGCCGTGGTCGATGCCGTAGAGCCGGCCCTCGGCGGTGGGCAGCAGGTGGCCGCCCTTGCGGTCGGCGTTGTTGATCACCGCGTCGAGGACGGCGAGCCGGCGCAGCCGTTCGTCGTCGGCGTGCACCAGCAGCGCGGTGCGGCCCTCGCCGACCTCGGCGAAGCCGATCGCCTTCCAGCCCGGCTCGGGCTCCTCCCCGTCCACGAGGGCGAGCAGTTCGGTCTCCGGGGCCGTCTCGATCCACAGCTGGCACATGCCCTCGCCGTAGGGCCCCTCGCGCAGCACGGTGGGCGGGACGAGACCCCAGCCGGTCGCCTCGGAGACCTCGTACGCGGCGACCTCGCGCTGGGCGAGGGTGCCGTCGGGGAAGTCCCACAAGGGTCTCTCCCCGGCGACGGGTTTGTAGACGCAGGCGGCCTCGCGGCCCTCGTGCGTGACGGCGCAGTACAGGGCCGCGTTCGAGGCGTCGCGGATGCGTCCGCGGACGACGAGCTCGCCGTGGGCGAGGAGTTCGGCGAAGGCCGGGTCGGTGGTCGTCACGCCCCCCGGCGGTATCCGTTCTGGCGCGGACATACGTGTCCTTCCGGGTCGAGCGGCAGGCTGCACAGCGGGCACGGCGGCCGGCCGGCGTTGACGACGTCGAGAGCTCGCTTGGCGAAGGCTCTCGCCTGCGCGCCGGTGAGCCGGACCCGCAGCATCGGGGGCCCGTTCTCGTCGTCCTGGAGGAGTTTTTCCTCGGCCTCGGCGAGATCCTCCTCGGAGTCCGCCTCGAGCTCCACGAGGGCCTGCGCCTCGACGATCATGCGCTGCTCCTCGCCGTCCCAAGCGAGGGCCATGGTGCCGACCCGGAACTCCTCCTCGATCGGGGTGTCGAGGGGGGCCGTGTCGGTGTTCTCGGCGGGCGACACGGCGGGCACCGGGGCGCTGCCGCCGCTACGGCGTACGACCTCGTCCAGCAGCTCGTCCATGCGCTCGGCGAGCGCGGCGACCTGGGTCTTCTCCAGGGCCACGCTGGTCACCCGGGTGCCGGCGGTGGCCTGGAGGAAGAAGGTACGGCGCCCGGGCAGTCCGACCGTACCGGCCACGAAGCGGTCCGGGGGGTCGTAGAGGAACACCTGACGGGACACGTCCTGTCTCCATGGGAATCGTGGGTCATCGTGGATCGGGGAAGGGGTGGGGGAACGTCCGTGCGGGTACGCGCGCGTACATGGACCGCTTCACCCTACTGCGGCCGACGATCACGGTGCGCCCGCACCGCCCCCGACCGTCGCGTCCCCGGCAGGGGGTTCCTCGCGCGGCGCGAGGGAGGCGAAGTCCCCGGTGTCGCCGAGGCGCACGAGAAAAGGACGCAGCCGGGTGTAACGGATCGCGGTGATGGAACACGGTTCGACAGAGATTCGCTGGAAGAGGTCGAGATGAAGTCCGAGGGCGTCCGCGACGAGCGACTTGATGATGTCGCCGTGCGAGCACATCACATAGACGGCGTCGGCGCCGTGGTCGCGCTCCACGCGCGCGTTCCACTCGCGCACAGCCTCGGCGGCGCGGGTCTGCATGGCCCGCAGGGACTCTCCCCCGGGGAAGGCGGCCGCGGAGGGGTGCGCCTGCACGACCTCCATCAGGGGCTCGTCCATCAGCTCGGCGAGCTTGCGGCCGGACCAGTCGCCGTAGTGGCACTCCCCGATCCGCTCGTCGGTGTGCGCGCGCAGGCCGGGGCGGGCGTCGAGGAGGGGTTGGATCGTCTCCTGGCAGCGTTGCAGGGGGCTGGCGACGACCTCGGCGATCGGCAGCGCGTCGAGCCGCCCGGGCAGCGCGGCGGCCTGCGCGGCGCCGCGCTCGTCGAGGGCGACGCCCGGCGTCCAGCCGGCGAGCAGTCCGGAGGTGTTGGCGGTGGACCGGCCGTGCCGGACGAGGATCAACGTGGGCATGCGGCCCAGCGTAGGCGTACCAGGGGGTGCGCCGGCCGGCGGACGGCGGGAGAATACGCCCCGTGATCGTCGACTGCGCCATCTACCGCGACGGGCGCCGCTCGGAGGGGCCCGCGGACTTCTCCGACGCCCTGGCGCAGTGCCGGGGCGGGGCTGACGCCTTCGTCTGGATCGGGCTGTACGAGCCCACGGAACCGGAGTTCGACAAGGTCGCGGCGGAGTTCGGGCTGCACCCCCTGGCCGTCGAGGACGCCCTGAACGCGCATCAGCGCCCCAAGCTGGAGGTGTACGACGACTCGCTGTTCATGGTCCTCAAGCCCGTGGGGTACGAGCCGAAGAGCGACATCGTCTCCTCCGGCGAGGTGATGGTCTTCGTCGGCGACTCGTTCGTGGTGACAGTGCGGCACGGTGAGGAGGCGCCCCTGGGTGCCGTGCGGCACCGTCTGGAGGAGGAGCCCGAGATGCTCCGGCACGGCCCCACGGCGGTGCTGTACTCGATCGCCGACGCCGTGGTCGACCACTATGTCGACGTGGCGGGCGAGTTGGGCACCGACCTGGAGGGGCTGGAGGCGGAGGTGTTCTCGCCGACCGGCGGAGGCTCGCGGCACACGGCGTCCCGCATCTACTCCTTCAAGCGGCAGGTCCTGGAGTTCCGCAGGGCCACGGGCCCGCTGGCGCAGCCGCTGGACCGGCTCGCGGGCGGGGGTCTCTTCGGCGTGCGCGTGCCGTTCGTCCACGGGGAGGCACAGCCGTTCTTCCGCGACGTCAGCGACCACCTCACGCGCGTGAACGAGTCCGTCGAGGGGCTGGACCGGCTGGTGTCGGACGTCCTCTCGGCGCATCTGGCGCAGATGAGCGTCCGGCAGAACGACGACATGCGGAAGATCTCGGCGTGGGCGGCCATGGCCGCGGTCCCCACGATGATCGCGGGGATCTACGGCATGAACTTCAAGCACATGCCGGAGCTGCGCTGGGGGTGGTCCTATCCGGTGGTGATCCTGCTGATGGTCGGCCTGGAGGTGCTGCTGTACCGGCTGTTCAAGCGGCGCGGCTGGATGTAGCGGCGCGGCCTCCCGTGGACACCCGGCCGGTTCAGGCGAACTCGGGAGCCGTGGTGGCCGGGGTGCCGAGCGCGTCGCGGCGCTCGGGCATCTCCAGGCAGACCATCCGCCGCCAGCCCGCGAACCGCTCCCACGCGTACACGCCGTGGATGCCCGCCGCGAGGACGGCCGACTTGGCCCTGGGCCAGCCGAGGATGCGGCTCATGTGGGCCATGACGGCCAGGCTGACGTCCCGGTGGATCCGGATCTCGGCGAGCGCGCACGCGCGCAGCGTCCGCTGGATGGCGCGGCCGTGCCCCGCACGGGCGAAGCGCAGCAGTTCCTCGTGGCAGTAGGCGAGGTGGTTGTCCTCGTCGTTCGAAATCATCTTCACCGCTCGCCCGATGTCGGGGTGGTCCGCGAAGTGCCTGCGCAGCAGCTCCATCTGCTCGGAGGCCCGCTGTTCGGTGACCCGGCTGTGGGCGAGGTAGGTGATGATGTCCTGGACGCTCAGCGGCCGGTCCGCCGCGAGCCGGTCGTGGGCGAGGCCGATGCCGCCCCGCTCCAGGAGCATCGTGTAATCGGTGTCGGGCGGGACGGGCACGGGGTCGAGGCCGCGCTTCTTCATCAGCGCGTTGAAGATCCGCCCGTGTTTGTCCTCGTCGGCGCCATGGCGGGTGATCTTGGGGGCCAGGTCGCGTGCGCTCTGCGGGACGAGCACGGCGATCCGGGCGTTCTCCCAGCCGCCCTGCGACTCACCCCCGGCGGCGATGGAGCAGAAGAGCGCGAAGGACTCGTCGTTGTCGATGATCTCCTGGAACAGACTCTTGGCCGAAAGCATGCAAATCAGTCAAATGTGGCGGGGCAAGTGTCGCAACAGCTGTGTACGACAACTCCGCCAGAAGGAGGACGTCCGCAGTCACGACGAGGGCGTAACCGCGCGCGTCCCGGCGCGTTGTTCCCCGTGACGGCCGTGGCGGGGAAGACCCCCGAGCCCCCACCACGGCCGCTGAAGCTCCTAGGCGAGCCCCGCCAGTTCCAGGGCCTGCGCGCCCGCCCGCAGCGAGGCGAGGCGCTCGTCGAGGGTGAAGCCCGCGGGGGCGAGGGTGAGGGTGGTGACGCCGGCCGCCGCGTAGGCCTTCATCCGGTCGGCGATCCGCTCCACCGAACCCAGCAGCGTGGTCCGGTCGATCAGCTCGTGCGGAATGGCGGTCGCGGCGCCCTGCTTGTCTCCGGACAGGTACTTGTCCTGGATGTCGGCGGCCGCCGCCTCGTACCCCATCCGCTGCGCCAGCTGGTTGTAGAAGTTCTGCTTGCGGCTGCCCATGCCGCCGACGTACAGCGCGGTGTAGGGGCGGAAGGTGTCGGCGAGCCGCTCGACGTCCTTGTCGTCGCCGACGGCCAGCGGCAGCGTCGGGCAGATGTCGAAGCCCTCCAGGGTCTTGCCGGCCTTCTCGCGTCCGGCCCGCAGGTGCTTGACCGCGGTGTCCTCCAGGTGGTCGGCGGACGGGAAGATGAGCAGCGCGCCGTCGGCGATCTCGCCGGTCTGCTCCAGGTTCTTCGGTCCGATCGCGGCGATGTACAGCGGGATGTGCTCGCGCTCCGGGTGCACGGTGAGCTTGATCGGCTTGCCCGGGCCGCCCGGCAGCGGCAGCGTCCAGTGCTCGCCGTCGTACGCCAGCCGCTCCCGCGTCATCGCCTTGCGGACGATCTCGACGTACTCGCGCGTACGGGACAGCGGCTTGTCGAACTTGACGCCGTACCAGCCCTCGGAGACCTGCGGGCCGGAGACTCCGAGGCCGAGGCGGAAGCGGCCGCCGGAGAGGGAGTCGAGGGTGGCGGCCGTCATCGCGGTCATCGCGGGCTGGCGCGCGGGGATCTGGAAGATGGCCGAGCCGACGTCGATCCGCTCGGTATGCGCGGCGACCCAGGTGAGCACGGTGGCCGCGTCCGACCCGTAGGCCTCGGCGGCCCAGCAGACCGCGTACCCGAGGCGGTCGGCCTCCTGGGCGACGGCGAGGTTGTCGCCGTCCATTCCGGCACCCCAGTAGCCGAGGTTGATCCCGAGCTGCATGGCCGATTCCCCTTACTGATCAGTAACGACGCTGTTGCGGAGACAGTAGCGCGGGGGCGGCCCTCGGGTCAGGCCGCGGTCCCGCTGCGCGGGGCCCGCGCGCGAAGACACCGGCCGTCCGGCCTGCGCGGAACTCGGCTCCCCTCGCGCGGATTCGGTTGTCCACAGGCAACCCACTGCCCAGTTCTGGCCAGTAATCTCGGCGTTCATGGAGCAGAGGCATCTCGGCCGCACCGGCCTGCGTGTGTCCCGCATCGGGCTCGGCACCCTGACCTGGGGCCGTGACACCGACGAGCACGACGCCGCGGACGTCTTGAAGACGTTCTGGGAGGCGGGCGGGACCCTCGTCGACACGGCCGACGTGTACGGCGACGGGGACGCCGAGTACCTGCTCGGGCGGCTCATAGGGGGCCTGGTGCCGCGCCGGGACCTGATCATCTCGACGAAGGCGGGCAGCGTGCCCGACCCGGACCGCCGCTTCGACGGCTCGCGGGGCCACCTCCTCGCCGCCCTCGACGCCTCGCTGGCCCGGCTCGGCACGGACTACGTCGACGTGTGGCAGGTGCACGCCTTCGACCCGGACACCCCTCTGGAGGAGTCCCTGCAGGCCCTCGACATCGCTGTCGCCAGTGGTCGCGCCCGGTACGCCGGGGTCTCCAACTTCTGCGGCTGGCAGCTCGCCAAGGCGGCCACCTGGCAGCTCTGCGCACCGGGTACCCGCACGCGGCTGGCAGCGACGCAGATGGAGTACTCGCTGCTGCAACGCGGCATCGAGCGCGAGGTGCTGCCGGCCGCGCTGGATCTGGGCATCGGCCTGCTGCCCTCGTCTCCACTGGGTCGCGGCGTCCTCACCGGCAAGTACCGGGGCGACGCCCTGCCGCCGGACTCGCGCGGCGCCTCGGACCACTTCGGGCTCTTCGTCGAGCCGTACCTGGACGACACAGCGAGCCGCATCGTGGACGCCGTGTCGACCGCCGCGGACGGGCTGGCGGTGACCCCGCTCCAGGTCGCCCTCGCCTGGGTCCGCGACCGGCCCGGCGTGGCCGCCCCGATCGTCGGCGCGCGCAACGCGCAGCAGCTCACGGCGGCATTGTCAGTGGAGGCCCTTAGTCTTCCTGACGAGATCTGCCGGGCGCTCGACGACGTGTCGGCGCCCGTGCACCGCTATCCCGATCACGACTGGAGCACGCTGTGAGCACGGAGCCGGTTCCCCCGGAGAACACGGAGAACGCCGGGCAGGCGACGCCGGGGGCGACCGCCGAGGGCGACGGAACCGGCGAGCCGCCGACCGCGGAGACCGAGGGCACGACGCAGGCCCCTGGGGCCGGCACCGGCAAGGGCGCGGACGAGACCGACGCGAGTCCGGACGGCAGCGCCGAGGGCAGCGCTGAGGGCAGCGGGTCGGTGGCCGCCGAGGGTGGTGACGCGGAAGCCGCCGCCCAGCTCTCCGAGGCGCAGGCCGAGCTCGCCGCGCAGAAGCTCGAGCGGGAGCGGATCGAGCGGCGCAAGGCCGAGAAGGCGGCGCCCATCGCCGCCGGGGCCAAGCTCAGCGGGAAGGCCGCCGACCTGCTGGCGGCCGTACGCGCCGTGGAGGGTGGCGCGAAGCCGCCGGCCACCGTCTTCGCCGCGGCGGAGCCCGCCCCGCGCCGACCCGCCCCGGAGCCCGTACGACGTCCACAGTCGGTGGCCGCGGAGGCCGCCGCGGCGCCGGCGCCCGCGCCGGACACCGGCGAGGGCGTGCGCCGCGTGCTGGCCGACGGCGGCGCACCCGAGGCGCTCGCGCCGCAGGCCGCCGCCGCGCTCGGCGAAGGCGGCGAGGACCTGCTGCGCGAGGACCCGTGGCAGCTGCTGCGCGTCCCCGGTGTGCGGCCCGAGCAGGCCGACGGGTTCGCGCGGACGCTGCTCGGCCCGGAGTGCGCCCCCGACGACGAACGACGCGCTCGCGCGGTGACGGTCTGGCTGCTGGAGCAGGCCGCGCTGGCCGGGCACACCGCCCTGGAGCTGCCGACGCTCACCGCGGCCCTCGGCCGGCAGGCCGTGC
Coding sequences within it:
- the mshC gene encoding cysteine--1-D-myo-inosityl 2-amino-2-deoxy-alpha-D-glucopyranoside ligase — its product is MHAWPASEVPALPGQGRDLRIHDTATGGLVSLDPGPVARIYVCGITPYDATHMGHAATYNAFDLVQRVWLDTKRQVHYVQNVTDVDDPLLERAVRDGVDWVALAEKETVLFREDMTALRMLPPRHYIGAVEAIPGIVPLVERLRDAGAAYELEGDIYFSVESDPHFGKVSNLDAAAMRLLSAERGGDPDRPGKKNPLDPMLWMAAREGEPDWDGGSLGRGRPGWHIECVAIALDHLGMGFDVQGGGSDLAFPHHEMGASHAQVLTGEFPMAKAYVHAGMVALDGEKMSKSKGNLVFVSKLRQDGVDPAAIRLTLLAHHYRADWEWTDQVLADAEARLARWRAAVSRPDGPPAEALVDEIREALAHDLDAPAALAAVDRWAALQQERGGTDIGAPGVVSRAVDALLGVAL
- a CDS encoding SCO1664 family protein; translated protein: MSAPERIPPGGVTTTDPAFAELLAHGELVVRGRIRDASNAALYCAVTHEGREAACVYKPVAGERPLWDFPDGTLAQREVAAYEVSEATGWGLVPPTVLREGPYGEGMCQLWIETAPETELLALVDGEEPEPGWKAIGFAEVGEGRTALLVHADDERLRRLAVLDAVINNADRKGGHLLPTAEGRLYGIDHGVTFNAENKLRTLLWGWAGEPLTGEAVEVLKSLTGALEPGGRLAATLTALITPAELGATRARAEALLESGKHPEPSGDWPAIPWPPV
- a CDS encoding DUF3090 domain-containing protein → MSRQVFLYDPPDRFVAGTVGLPGRRTFFLQATAGTRVTSVALEKTQVAALAERMDELLDEVVRRSGGSAPVPAVSPAENTDTAPLDTPIEEEFRVGTMALAWDGEEQRMIVEAQALVELEADSEEDLAEAEEKLLQDDENGPPMLRVRLTGAQARAFAKRALDVVNAGRPPCPLCSLPLDPEGHVCPRQNGYRRGA
- a CDS encoding histidine phosphatase family protein produces the protein MPTLILVRHGRSTANTSGLLAGWTPGVALDERGAAQAAALPGRLDALPIAEVVASPLQRCQETIQPLLDARPGLRAHTDERIGECHYGDWSGRKLAELMDEPLMEVVQAHPSAAAFPGGESLRAMQTRAAEAVREWNARVERDHGADAVYVMCSHGDIIKSLVADALGLHLDLFQRISVEPCSITAIRYTRLRPFLVRLGDTGDFASLAPREEPPAGDATVGGGAGAP
- a CDS encoding magnesium and cobalt transport protein CorA; protein product: MIVDCAIYRDGRRSEGPADFSDALAQCRGGADAFVWIGLYEPTEPEFDKVAAEFGLHPLAVEDALNAHQRPKLEVYDDSLFMVLKPVGYEPKSDIVSSGEVMVFVGDSFVVTVRHGEEAPLGAVRHRLEEEPEMLRHGPTAVLYSIADAVVDHYVDVAGELGTDLEGLEAEVFSPTGGGSRHTASRIYSFKRQVLEFRRATGPLAQPLDRLAGGGLFGVRVPFVHGEAQPFFRDVSDHLTRVNESVEGLDRLVSDVLSAHLAQMSVRQNDDMRKISAWAAMAAVPTMIAGIYGMNFKHMPELRWGWSYPVVILLMVGLEVLLYRLFKRRGWM
- a CDS encoding ferritin-like domain-containing protein is translated as MLSAKSLFQEIIDNDESFALFCSIAAGGESQGGWENARIAVLVPQSARDLAPKITRHGADEDKHGRIFNALMKKRGLDPVPVPPDTDYTMLLERGGIGLAHDRLAADRPLSVQDIITYLAHSRVTEQRASEQMELLRRHFADHPDIGRAVKMISNDEDNHLAYCHEELLRFARAGHGRAIQRTLRACALAEIRIHRDVSLAVMAHMSRILGWPRAKSAVLAAGIHGVYAWERFAGWRRMVCLEMPERRDALGTPATTAPEFA
- a CDS encoding LLM class F420-dependent oxidoreductase, translating into MQLGINLGYWGAGMDGDNLAVAQEADRLGYAVCWAAEAYGSDAATVLTWVAAHTERIDVGSAIFQIPARQPAMTAMTAATLDSLSGGRFRLGLGVSGPQVSEGWYGVKFDKPLSRTREYVEIVRKAMTRERLAYDGEHWTLPLPGGPGKPIKLTVHPEREHIPLYIAAIGPKNLEQTGEIADGALLIFPSADHLEDTAVKHLRAGREKAGKTLEGFDICPTLPLAVGDDKDVERLADTFRPYTALYVGGMGSRKQNFYNQLAQRMGYEAAAADIQDKYLSGDKQGAATAIPHELIDRTTLLGSVERIADRMKAYAAAGVTTLTLAPAGFTLDERLASLRAGAQALELAGLA
- a CDS encoding aldo/keto reductase — encoded protein: MEQRHLGRTGLRVSRIGLGTLTWGRDTDEHDAADVLKTFWEAGGTLVDTADVYGDGDAEYLLGRLIGGLVPRRDLIISTKAGSVPDPDRRFDGSRGHLLAALDASLARLGTDYVDVWQVHAFDPDTPLEESLQALDIAVASGRARYAGVSNFCGWQLAKAATWQLCAPGTRTRLAATQMEYSLLQRGIEREVLPAALDLGIGLLPSSPLGRGVLTGKYRGDALPPDSRGASDHFGLFVEPYLDDTASRIVDAVSTAADGLAVTPLQVALAWVRDRPGVAAPIVGARNAQQLTAALSVEALSLPDEICRALDDVSAPVHRYPDHDWSTL